In Cardinium endosymbiont of Dermatophagoides farinae, the sequence CAATGCTTCGTTCATTAATTTCTTCTGGTATTTCAGAACGCTGTGGAAAAGCAAGAAATTTTCCTACCATCAATGATGGATCCCACTCCAACCAACTATATTTATTAGATGGATTAGTTGCTACGTTATGAACAATCAAAGCCATTTTTTGTGCTTTCTTTGCGATGCCGATTATTTCCCCAGGCCTTAAAGTATAAGAAGGAATATCCACTATTCCTCCATTCACTGTAATGTGCCCATGGGATACCATTTGCCTTGCTTCGCCGCGTGTAGTAGCAATGCCTAGCCTATAAACGGTATTGTCTAAACGTGCCTCTAGCCGCTGAAGGATTACTTCACCGGTAATGCCTTTCGCTTTAGCAGCTTTTTCACAAAGGTTCTTAAACTGACGCTGCAGTAAACCATAGGTATATTTTGCTTTTTGCTGCTCTACCAATTGAAGCCCAAACTGGGAACGCCTTTTACGCCTTTTACCATGCTGCCCCGGTGGGTAATTTTTTTTCTGCAACACCTTATTAACAGACGAACCAAATATGGAACTATTATATCTTCTTGCAACTTTTGCTTTTGGACCACGATATCTTGCCATAGATTATTTTCTTCTCTAACTTAAAAATAAGTAACCTTAAGCCTCTTTCGAAACTCGATTGCTAAATGGCAATTTTGGTATCAAAGCTGGTCTTTGCTCCTCAAATACAGCTAAGTATGCTGCGGTGCTCGACTGCGCTTCTCCTAAAAATTGCTGATCACAAACCGCTTTCGACAGCGGCTTATTTTATGGGCGCCTACGCTTAGGTGGCCTACAACCATTATGCGGGAGAGGCGTAACATCTTTAATCGACATTACTTCTATAGAATGCTCTTGAAGGGTGCGAATGGCTGATTCACGACCAATCCCTAGCCCCTTTACAAATACATTTACCCGTCGTAAACCCAACTCATGGGCAGCTTTTGCACAGTCGGCCGATGCCATCTGAGCAGCATATGGAGTGTTTTTTTTAGATCCCTTAAAACCCATCTTACCGGAAGAAGACCAAGCAATCACCTGACCAACCTCATTTGTAATCGAAATAATAAGATTATTAAAAGTAGCTTGAATATGGACCTGCCCCTCTTTACCAACCTTTACAACCCTTTTT encodes:
- the rpsD gene encoding 30S ribosomal protein S4, yielding MARYRGPKAKVARRYNSSIFGSSVNKVLQKKNYPPGQHGKRRKRRSQFGLQLVEQQKAKYTYGLLQRQFKNLCEKAAKAKGITGEVILQRLEARLDNTVYRLGIATTRGEARQMVSHGHITVNGGIVDIPSYTLRPGEIIGIAKKAQKMALIVHNVATNPSNKYSWLEWDPSLMVGKFLAFPQRSEIPEEINERSIVELHSK
- the rpsK gene encoding 30S ribosomal protein S11, which translates into the protein MKNTGKSKVKKRVVKVGKEGQVHIQATFNNLIISITNEVGQVIAWSSSGKMGFKGSKKNTPYAAQMASADCAKAAHELGLRRVNVFVKGLGIGRESAIRTLQEHSIEVMSIKDVTPLPHNGCRPPKRRRP